The sequence AATGACATTTAAAAAAGTAAACTACCAATATTTTGAAAGAGTGGCAGAGTATGGTTTGTACATATTTGTTTTTTTACTCCCCTTGCAGACGCGGTGGATGGCTGTTTTAGGAAAGTTGAATGACGGATATTGGGAATATGGTACGATTAGTTTGTACGCTACTGATATATTGTTAATTGTTTTGTTGTTTTGTTGTTTTTTTGTTTTATCGCGTAAAGATTGCAGAATTTCAAGGATATGGTGGCTGGTTGGGATTTTGAAGTTGGCTGTTTTTATTTCAATTTTTTTCGCCTTTGACTGGAAATTGGCGCTATACGGCTGGGGGCGGTTTCTGCTGGGCATTGGATTATTTTTTTTGTTGACGCACATTAAATATGACAGAGTAAAGTTATATTGGAGTTTAATATTTGCCGGCGTGGCGCAATCTCTTCTGGCTCTGCAGCAGTTTTTTACCCAGAACGTTTTTGCAAGCAAGTGGCTGGGGGTAGCTTCCCAACGCGCGTCGGATTTGGGCGTGTCAGTCGTTGCAGCCGGTAGTGAGCGCTTTCTGCGCACCTACGGCAGTTTGCCGCACCCGAATATTTTAGGCGGATTTTTAGCCATAGTTTTGCTGGTAAATATTATTTTGTATTTTGAGTTGCACAACAGGGACAAGTATTTAGTATCTGGTATTAAGTATAAGGCAAGCTTGTTGTTGTGTCTTGTGATTTTTGTGATTAATTTTGTTGGCTTGCTGTTGACATTTTCACGAGCGGCTGCCCTGGGGTTTTTAGCGGGTTTTATTGTCCTATTGCTCCATTGTTTCATTGTTAGTCGTAGCAAAGAGGCTATTTTTGCTCTGGCAAAATTTGTCATAATCATAGCTATCGCGGGCGGAATTTTTGTTGGTTTATTTAAAGGGCCGGTTGCCGGCAGGTTGAATGCCAATAGCCGGCTGGAAGCAAAATCAATTACCGAGCGTACGGCATATACGCAGGAAGCTTGGCAAATTATCAAAAATCACCGGCTCTTCGGTGCGGGGGTTAAAAATTACGGCCTGGCAGTGTATAATGAAATTGACGGGACTTTGTCGGCGTACGAATATCAGCCGGTACATAATGTCTTTCTGCTCGTGTGGGCTGAAATTGGAGTCGTAGGATTCCTGCTGTTCATTGCTCCATTGCTCCATTGTTACATTGCTAACTGGCGACGACGAAATTTAGAAACTCTGGCCTTGCTCGTTGCGCTGATAGTACTGATGTGCTTTGACCACTGGCTGTGGAGTCTGGCATTTGGAGTTTATTTATTCTGGGGAGTGATTGGTTTATCAATAAAACGTTTATGTTAATAGACTTACAACTTCACTCAATCAATTCCGATGGTTATTTAACACCAACAGAACTCGCCGCCCACTGCCATAAGCGCGGTGTAAAGGTGGCGAGTCTGACCGACCACAACACCGTGAGCGGGCTGGAAGAATTCAAGCGCGCCTGCCGGGATTTTAAAATTAAAGTCGTGCCGTCCATGGAACTGTATGTCAAGCTGGGCAGCCGGCACATGAATATGCTTTGGTATAACTTTGACGCGGATGACCCCGGCTTGCACAAAATGTTGCGCGATTCGCAAATGCGCCGCCGCGCTTTGGTGCGCCGCGCTCTGAATCACCTGACACAAAAAAAATATGTGCTGGATACCAACGGCATTTTGGAAAGCCATAACCACTACTTGCCCATCAACCGCATTATTGACAGTTTTTATGCCCTCAACAAACGCCGTATCCAGCGCGAATTAGGCAAAAAAAATATTCTGGAAACTGAAATTATCCGCGCTTATTTCCGTGATAAGGACAAAACGCGCTTACATGAGAGCTACCTTGACATGACGCGCGTGGCCAAGTTAAAAAAACAAATTGGCGGGCAGCTGGTTTTGGCGCATCCGTGCAAGTTTCGCTGGGTGAGCGAAGACACTATGCGCAGACTCATCAAAGCCGGATTGGACGGCGTAGAGGTTTTAACGCCGCACCACTCGTGGGAAGCGGTCAGTTATCTGCAGGCCATGGCCGACCGCTATAAATTAATTATGACCGGCGGCACGGACTTCCACCGCTTTGAAGAGGCTTCGTGGTATGAGATTAAAAGTTCGTGGAGCTACTTTCACATTGAAAGCACATTGCTCGCCGGCATTGAAAAAATAATCGGCTAACGGCATGAAGATAAAGTTAAAAATCGCCCACATTCATGTCTGGGATAAGAACAATAAAGGTGATGTCGCTATTGTTTTGGCTGTTCAAGAGCTCTTAAAAAAATATTTAGGCGCCATTGAAATCGTTGATTTTCCGGTTGAGTTTTTGAAATGCGCGCGCGAACATGACATTAAGAGATTGAACAGTTGCGCTTTGGCCGTAATTGGCGGCGGTGGCATTTACTATCACTACTTTTTGCCATACTGCGGCGCAATTATAAAAAAAATAAAAATTCCCCTCGTCATTTTCGGCGTCGGCTACATCAGAGAAATCGGCGCACGCGCTTTAACCCGACAGGAAAGAGAAAGTGTCGCTTTTTTAAATAATCAAGCGGCACTGATATCAGTCAGGGATAATTATTCAAAGCAATTTTTAGCTGCTAACGGCGTTCGTAAAAGTAACATCAGCGTTATCGGCGACCCAGCTATATTTTTAACCGAAAGAAAATGTGAAGTACAAAAGCAAAATAGCAAGGTAAAAATTGGCTTAAATTTAAACTACGCAGGCTGGCTTGGTTTCGGCCAACACAAGTCAGAAATTCTTTCTGCTTACGCACAAGCGGCAGATTACTTTCAAAAAAATCATGACGCGCAATTGTATTATTTTTTGCATCATCCCGGTGAAAAAGTAATTTTAAAAGAATTGCCTATTAAGAATTTAATCATCATTGATGTTGCAATACGTGAACAGAAGTACATTTATTCTCAATTAGATATCATGATTGGCATGATGCTCCACTCTTGCGTTTTGGCATTTGGAGCGGGAACGCCGGAAATTAATGTCGCTTATGATATTCGTAATAAAAATTTTGCTCGTTTTATAGGATTACCGGAATTATTTGTGGCATTGGATGAGTTGAAAGAGGGGATATTATTAGAGCGGGCAAAGAAGGTTTTTCAAGCAAGAGAACGTTATCGTCAACAGTTTTCTCTGAAAAAAAATAAAATTTGGCAAAAGCACGAGCAGTTTTTACAAAAGATACAAAAGTTAATTTCCAGTTTATGAAAATCGCTTTTCTTTCGGCCGAGTGTGCGCCGTTTGCCAAAGTCGGCGGACTGGCCGACGTGGTTGCGGCCCTGCCGCCCGCATTACAAAAAATCGGCGTAAGCCCGGCGCTGTTTTTGCGCCTGCACAGCGCCATTACGCCGCAGAGTTTGGACGCGAAAAAAGTAGCGGCGTTTTCCGTACCCTTTGCCGGCACAAAAGAAATCGTTACGGTCTACAAAACCGCTCTGCCGCACTCACGTCTAGCGGTGTA comes from Patescibacteria group bacterium and encodes:
- a CDS encoding O-antigen ligase family protein, whose amino-acid sequence is MTFKKVNYQYFERVAEYGLYIFVFLLPLQTRWMAVLGKLNDGYWEYGTISLYATDILLIVLLFCCFFVLSRKDCRISRIWWLVGILKLAVFISIFFAFDWKLALYGWGRFLLGIGLFFLLTHIKYDRVKLYWSLIFAGVAQSLLALQQFFTQNVFASKWLGVASQRASDLGVSVVAAGSERFLRTYGSLPHPNILGGFLAIVLLVNIILYFELHNRDKYLVSGIKYKASLLLCLVIFVINFVGLLLTFSRAAALGFLAGFIVLLLHCFIVSRSKEAIFALAKFVIIIAIAGGIFVGLFKGPVAGRLNANSRLEAKSITERTAYTQEAWQIIKNHRLFGAGVKNYGLAVYNEIDGTLSAYEYQPVHNVFLLVWAEIGVVGFLLFIAPLLHCYIANWRRRNLETLALLVALIVLMCFDHWLWSLAFGVYLFWGVIGLSIKRLC
- a CDS encoding polysaccharide pyruvyl transferase family protein, giving the protein MKIKLKIAHIHVWDKNNKGDVAIVLAVQELLKKYLGAIEIVDFPVEFLKCAREHDIKRLNSCALAVIGGGGIYYHYFLPYCGAIIKKIKIPLVIFGVGYIREIGARALTRQERESVAFLNNQAALISVRDNYSKQFLAANGVRKSNISVIGDPAIFLTERKCEVQKQNSKVKIGLNLNYAGWLGFGQHKSEILSAYAQAADYFQKNHDAQLYYFLHHPGEKVILKELPIKNLIIIDVAIREQKYIYSQLDIMIGMMLHSCVLAFGAGTPEINVAYDIRNKNFARFIGLPELFVALDELKEGILLERAKKVFQARERYRQQFSLKKNKIWQKHEQFLQKIQKLISSL
- a CDS encoding PHP domain-containing protein; protein product: MLIDLQLHSINSDGYLTPTELAAHCHKRGVKVASLTDHNTVSGLEEFKRACRDFKIKVVPSMELYVKLGSRHMNMLWYNFDADDPGLHKMLRDSQMRRRALVRRALNHLTQKKYVLDTNGILESHNHYLPINRIIDSFYALNKRRIQRELGKKNILETEIIRAYFRDKDKTRLHESYLDMTRVAKLKKQIGGQLVLAHPCKFRWVSEDTMRRLIKAGLDGVEVLTPHHSWEAVSYLQAMADRYKLIMTGGTDFHRFEEASWYEIKSSWSYFHIESTLLAGIEKIIG